GCATGGCCAGCCGCGTGATCTCAAACTCCTGCGTCTCAAGCGCGTGCAACTCGCGCCGGATAAAGCTGTGCGAGGGCTGCGGATAGGTATTGAGGATATAGGCGATTTTCACGGGGTGCGCGGCCTTGGAAATTGGGTTTAGCGCACCCTAGCCGCCACAGGCATGACCCGCAAAGCCCCGCATTTCGCGCACCTTCGATTGCTCCGGACGGGTTGCAAACGCGCATCTTTCGCAGGCCGCCACATGGCGGTGCCGCCGCCCGTGATTGACCCCCGCGCGCCCGCGACCTAAGCCAAGGAGATGAGCCATGAAAGGCCCTGATGTGATCAAGGCACTCAGCACCGCGTTTCGCGGGAACCGTCTGACCGCGCGTATCCTGCGCAGCGCCTCTTGGGCGCTCATGGGGTATGGCGGCACGCAGGCGATCCGGCTGGCTTCGAACCTCATCCTCACCCGGCTGTTATTCCCTGAGGCGTTCGGCCTGATGACGCTGGTCACTGTCATCACCGTGGGGCTGATGATGTTCTCGGATGTGGGTATTGGCCCCAGCATCAGCCAGAGCAAGCGGGGTGACGACCCGGATTTCCTCAACACCGCATGGACCATTCAGGTGATGCGCGGGTTTACCCTTTGGGGGGTGACGCTCCTGCTGGCGACGCCTGTGGCCACGCTTTACGACCAGCCCGATCTGGCGTTTTACCTGCCGATTGCGGGGTTCGCGCTGGTGATCACCGGGTTTTTCCCGACGCGGATCGAGACTGCGCATCGCCATCTGGTCTTTGGTCGCCTGACCGTGCTCGATCTTATTGCGCAGCTGATTGGCGTGGGGCTTATGGTGGTCTTGGCGCTTGTCACCGGCTCGGTTCTGGCGCTGGTGGTGGGCGGCATCCTCATCGCGCTGGCCAAACTCATTCTCACCACGCTCTATCTGCCCGGCGCGCGCAATCGCTTCCAGCTTGAACGCGCCGCCGTGGCCGAGCAGGTGCGCTTTGGCAAATGGATATTCCTCTCGACGGCCTTTGCCTTCATCTGCACCCAAGGCGA
The nucleotide sequence above comes from Roseovarius carneus. Encoded proteins:
- a CDS encoding oligosaccharide flippase family protein is translated as MKGPDVIKALSTAFRGNRLTARILRSASWALMGYGGTQAIRLASNLILTRLLFPEAFGLMTLVTVITVGLMMFSDVGIGPSISQSKRGDDPDFLNTAWTIQVMRGFTLWGVTLLLATPVATLYDQPDLAFYLPIAGFALVITGFFPTRIETAHRHLVFGRLTVLDLIAQLIGVGLMVVLALVTGSVLALVVGGILIALAKLILTTLYLPGARNRFQLERAAVAEQVRFGKWIFLSTAFAFICTQGDKALLGVLLPLATLGIYNIAFFLASFPMSLGQSITQQVLIPVYRDRPPGESADHRARLRKMRFLLSSGMFTLLALMALTGPWLIGLLYDPRYAAAGAMVTVMACAFLPMALGLSYDRAALAAGDSRGAFVWSALRSIAQMGMLWVGFQAYGLLGAMAGMGLGLVLIHPVLIRLARKHHAWDGLHDLIFGALAIAITGLSFWLHAPAILALLAQ